The uncultured Desulfovibrio sp. genome segment CTCCCCTGCGCGAGAGGCAGGAAGACGTGCGCCCCCTGGCAGAACACTACCTTGCCCAGTACACGGCCAAATACCACAAGGCCATGGCTTTTATGGACGTGACCCTGGACATCATGACGGCCTATTCCTGGCCCGGCAACGTGCGTGAGCTGCAAAACCTTGTGCACAGTCTGGTTATCACACTCAGCGGGCCGCTGATTTCCCCGCGCGACCTGCCGCCGCAGATATCCGGCGCACCCCGCGAAGCCTCGTGCTATAGCGAGGACATCCTCGCCGCCCGCCGCCCCCTGCGCGACATCATGGCCGAAATGGAGCGGGATTTTCTGCTCAAGGCCATTGAAGTGCACGGCTCTGTGCAACGCGTGGCGGAGCTGTTCCAGATCAACCGCAGTACGGTGTTCCGCAAGTTGCAGGGCGCACGGCGGATTGACTGATGCGTGTGGACGCCAGGGCTGGCAACGCGACCGTCAAGACGCATGCCTCTCCCTTGGTGGTGGCGGTTTTGACGACCTTGGTCATGATCCTCTTTGCCGCCAACTCCCTGCTCTGCCGTTTTGCGCTTGCCGAAGGGCAAAACGCTCATCCCCTGAATCCCTCTGTATATACAGCCCTGAGGGCCATTTCTGCCGCTGCCATGCTCTGGCTGCTTCAGATGCGCCGCGGCGGCAATCCCCTGCGTGCTGGCAGCTGGGGCGCGGCGCTGGCGCTGTTTGGCTATATGGCCTGCTTTTCCTGGGCTTATGTTCGGCTGTCTGCCGGGGCGGGCGCTCTGGTTATTGCCGTGGCCGTGCAGGCTGGCATGCTCGTGGCCGGGCTGCGGCTGGGGCAACATCCCGGCAAGGCCCAGAGCCTGGGCATAGGGCTTGCCATGGCGGGGCTTGTCTATCTGCTGCTTCCGGGGCTTGATGCGCCGCCAGCAGGGGCTGCCACGGTCATTTTTTGCTCTGGCCTGTGCTGGGCGGCCTACACGATCTATGGCAGGGGCGGCGACAATGCCGCTGCGGCCACGGCTGGCAATTTTATCCGTTGCGTTCCATTAGCTGTAGCACTGCTGGCCTGGGCTGTGGCTTTTGACCAGGCAGGCATGCCCGCCGCATGGCCATGGGCAGGCGTTGTCTGCGCCCTGGCAGCCGGAGCTCTGGCTTCTGCTCTTGGCTATGTGCTCTGGTATGCTGTTTTGCGCTGGCTCAGCGTGCCCTCTGCCGCTGTGGTACAGTTGAGCGTACCGCTCATCACCGCCCTGGGCGGTGCCATGCTCATGGATGAAACTCTGGGGCTGCGGCTGCTGGTGAGCGCCCTTGCCATTCTGGGCGGCATTTTCTGCGCAACGGCCCTGCCCCACCTGCTGCGCAGACGCTGAGCAAACCAGCATGACGCCTGCGCCATCCCCATTATACCCGGGATAAAAAACGCCGCCGTAAAGGCGCGCAAATCACTACTTTGCTGATGCGGAAAGCAGATTGGCCAGGATGACTTCCGTCACACGGTAAAAAACTTCAAGGTCTGCATCGGGTATGCCCGTCAGGGCTTCAGTGCGCAATTGGGTGCCAATATTCAGGATATCGTTGATGACACTGTCCGCCTTGGGGGTCAGACAGATGCGTCTGGCGCGCCTGTCGCCCTCCACACCCACACGCTCCACAAGGCCCATGCGTTCAAGGCCGTCCAGTACCCGCACAAGGGTGGGGCCTTCCACACCCACAGAAACGGCCAGATCCTTTTGCAGGGCCTTGCCGTTCAGCCGCGACAGGTGCATGAGCACCAGCCAGCGCGCCTGGGTCAGCCCCAGATGGGAAAGACGCTCGTCAAGCTTGGTACGCCATGTGCGGGAGGCGCGGTTGATGATTATACCAACACGGTCTCTGGTAGAAGCGCTCATTGTAATGCCCCCAGTATGTGCGTTGCCAGCTTGTAATTGATACTTGCTTGCCGCCTGCCTGATGCCAACGCTAAGCAATTTTTGGCACCAGATATTAAGCATTGCCACATCCAAACGTCTCGCGCAAGTCAGCAAAATTTTCAAAAGCACACATCAGCCCGCAAAATCAGACCGCGTGCAGAGGATCACCCTGCAAAGCAGACCTGCAACACGCTACCGGAGCGCATATGGGCAAACAAAAACTATGGGAAAAAGTCCAGAAAATAAAGTAAATAAAATATATAAAAATTAATACAACATAAAAACAAAGCTGGATGCCAGCGGTTAAACCCTTTCCCCGTTGTCGCGCCTGCTAAAAAAGGCAGTCCAGAAACATGCGATCGCCAATACCCTGAATGAAAGCGTCAATGTGCACCAGAGCCAGCCGACGCTCCAGAGCCCCGCGCTCGTGCCTGCACCCGCAGAGCATGTCTTCAAGTTCCGTCACATCCCGAACGCCAAAATAGTCGCCGAACAGACGGATATCAGCGATTATTCCGTCACGCACATCCATGTGCACGTCAAGTACGCCGCCGGGGGTCTTTGTGCTGCGTTCAAAGGCGTAATTGGGTGAATAGCCAAAATTCCAGTACCAGGAGCGGTAGCGTTCTTCTGCCAGAGCCTCAATGGCGGTTATTTCCTCCGCGCTCAAGGCCGTCTGCCCGATAGAATCCTCCCCGGCCACAAAGCGCATGAGGTAGTTTATGAATTCCTCAATGGGCATGGGCTGGGGCAAAAAATCCACAATGTTGCCCACGCGGCCACGCACGCTTTTGACAGATTTATCAATGTATTTTGCGGGGCTGGGCTTGAGCGCGGCACAGACAGAATCCAGGTTGGCAGAATACAGCAGGGTGCCGTGGTGCAGCAGACGGTCGCGGTGCATATGCTGCGCGTTGCCGGAAATTTTGCTTTCACCAACGACCATGTCGTTGCGGCCATTGAACTCGCAGGGGACGCCAAGGGCATTGAGCGCTTCGGTAATGGGCGTGGCAAAGCGCTTGAAATCCAGCAGCCCCGCATGGTTGTTCAGACTAATGAAGGTAAAGTTGATATTCCCCAGGTCATGAAAAACAGCGCCCCCGCCGGTAAGCCTGCGCACAACGGGGATGCCGTGCTGCTGCACATAATCGGCGTTGATTTCGGAGTGGGAATTCTGGTTTCGCCCCACAATAACAGAAGCCGCATTACGCCAGAGCATAAAAATGTCGGTTTCGCTATTGCGCAGCAGCCATTCTTCCGCCGCCAGATTGAACGAGGCGTCTGTACAAGGATTATAGATAAAGCGCATACTTCCCCCCATAAAACACATTGTTGGGACATATCGCATTTTCTACATTTGTCCAAGCCATTCGCCGATGCCCTCGTGTACAGGCATGAGGGGCGGTGAGGGCGGTGTTACTTTCACGAAAACATCGGACGTGGAGACAATCCTGTCGCCTTCACGCCCGATGCTTTATGATCAGTCTGTCAATCCATGCAAGGCTTTAAAGCAGGCTTTGGCTGCCGTAAGTGAGCCTTTCAACTGTTAAATGCTCTAGTTGTTAACCGTCTGAAGCTTGGGCAGGGTATTGGCCCCGTGGGGCAGCAGTGTTGCCCGCAGGTCTATGCCGCCGTTCAGCTTTTTTGCCAGTGCAAGGGCTTCGTCCAGCGTTGTGGTGATGTGGATCTTTGTTTTGGCAAAGTCCGCGGCATTCATGGAGCTGACCATGATGAGGTTGTGCTTTCCCGCCGATTCCGCAAACAGAAAGCCCACATAGCTGCCTATGGAAAAATTCTCGCGCAGGTCTTTTTCGCGCGCGTCCATGTTGTCGAAATCGCAAATCTGGTGCTGGGTATCCGGGCTGCCAAAGCCCTCAGTGCAGGCTGACAGGATGATGATGGTGCCGCCCTCGCTCACCACCGCAAGTGCGTTGGCCAGGGTTTTGATGGTCTGGTAAAAATTGATGTCCTTGGGCGCGCCACCCGCGCTGGCGATGACCAGAGGAGTGCGTTCTCCCACGTTGACGCCGTCGATGGCATCAACCAGTGCGCAGGCCTCGCGGTGGGCCTGCACCATGTCGCCAGCCACGGCCTTGATGATGTTGTAATTGTCGTCCACCACCACGTTGAGCAGAAAGCTGGGCTTGGCCAGCTGGGCGGCCTCTTCAAGATCGGCGTGAAAAATATTGCTGGTTTCCATATTGGCGCTGCGCACAGCCGCATTGGTACCGCTGCCAAAGCCCTTGTTCAGGGCCAGATTGTGGTGCCGCTGGATGGTCTCGTAGCTGGCGATGCCGGGCAGCAGATACTTGGGCCCGCCGCCGTACCCGGCCAGAAAGTGGTACACCACGCCGCCGGTCAGGATGATATGGTCGCACTCCATGGCAAAGCGGTTAAACCACACCTCGGTGCCGTTGCTGGTCACGCCCGCCTTGACCATATCCGCCGCATCCCGGCACTTGTGGTCAATAACCTGAATACGGTTGTAAATATCTTCGGAAACAATGGCGATGTGCTCCTCGCGCGTCATCGGTCGGTGCGTGCCCGTGGCCGTGAGTATACGAATGTCTGCATCGCGGATGCCGCATTTGTTCAGACGGGCCACCACAGCAGGAACATAAACATTGGGCGACTGCCACAGACGCGTGGAATCTGGCACGACAATGCACACCGTCTGGCCGGGTTTGAGCATTTCCTCAAGCCTGGGCGAACCGATGGGATTATCCAGAGCTTCATTAATGTGCTCCAACGCGCTTTTTGCGGGCAGCGCAACCGCATTGGAATGCAGCTCCGCCGCTATGAGGCCGTTGCCAAGCTCCACAGAAAATTCCCTGTCGCCGTATTTCATGTAATGCTGTGCCATGAGTCGTGTCCCTGTTTGTTGCTGTGCCGCAAATGCAGCGCCGGGCCTTGTTCCGCACAATTTTGCCGCAGCGCAGTTCGTTCAGGGTCTGTTATGCCTCATGCAGGTTTTTGTGAAGAGGGGGGAATCCCGCTTCCGCGCCACATATGCTCTACCCCAGCAGCGCGCTGCCCGTCATCACAAGGCCCGCACAGGCAAGCATGGCATCAATAAGCAGACTGAAGGTCGCTTCAGACATGCCAAGCACAAAACGCTTGCCCAGAAAGGTGCCAATAGCCAGCGTAGCCCCCACCAGAAGGCCATTGCACAGCACTGGCAGGGGCAGACCGCCCACAGCCCCGAATGCCAGAGCTTTGGCAAAATACACTGCAATGGACGCCGCCGCCTCGGTGGCAAGCAGCGCGCCC includes the following:
- a CDS encoding DMT family transporter, producing MRVDARAGNATVKTHASPLVVAVLTTLVMILFAANSLLCRFALAEGQNAHPLNPSVYTALRAISAAAMLWLLQMRRGGNPLRAGSWGAALALFGYMACFSWAYVRLSAGAGALVIAVAVQAGMLVAGLRLGQHPGKAQSLGIGLAMAGLVYLLLPGLDAPPAGAATVIFCSGLCWAAYTIYGRGGDNAAAATAGNFIRCVPLAVALLAWAVAFDQAGMPAAWPWAGVVCALAAGALASALGYVLWYAVLRWLSVPSAAVVQLSVPLITALGGAMLMDETLGLRLLVSALAILGGIFCATALPHLLRRR
- a CDS encoding MarR family transcriptional regulator, with the translated sequence MSASTRDRVGIIINRASRTWRTKLDERLSHLGLTQARWLVLMHLSRLNGKALQKDLAVSVGVEGPTLVRVLDGLERMGLVERVGVEGDRRARRICLTPKADSVINDILNIGTQLRTEALTGIPDADLEVFYRVTEVILANLLSASAK
- a CDS encoding lipoate--protein ligase; translation: MRFIYNPCTDASFNLAAEEWLLRNSETDIFMLWRNAASVIVGRNQNSHSEINADYVQQHGIPVVRRLTGGGAVFHDLGNINFTFISLNNHAGLLDFKRFATPITEALNALGVPCEFNGRNDMVVGESKISGNAQHMHRDRLLHHGTLLYSANLDSVCAALKPSPAKYIDKSVKSVRGRVGNIVDFLPQPMPIEEFINYLMRFVAGEDSIGQTALSAEEITAIEALAEERYRSWYWNFGYSPNYAFERSTKTPGGVLDVHMDVRDGIIADIRLFGDYFGVRDVTELEDMLCGCRHERGALERRLALVHIDAFIQGIGDRMFLDCLF
- the larA gene encoding nickel-dependent lactate racemase; protein product: MAQHYMKYGDREFSVELGNGLIAAELHSNAVALPAKSALEHINEALDNPIGSPRLEEMLKPGQTVCIVVPDSTRLWQSPNVYVPAVVARLNKCGIRDADIRILTATGTHRPMTREEHIAIVSEDIYNRIQVIDHKCRDAADMVKAGVTSNGTEVWFNRFAMECDHIILTGGVVYHFLAGYGGGPKYLLPGIASYETIQRHHNLALNKGFGSGTNAAVRSANMETSNIFHADLEEAAQLAKPSFLLNVVVDDNYNIIKAVAGDMVQAHREACALVDAIDGVNVGERTPLVIASAGGAPKDINFYQTIKTLANALAVVSEGGTIIILSACTEGFGSPDTQHQICDFDNMDAREKDLRENFSIGSYVGFLFAESAGKHNLIMVSSMNAADFAKTKIHITTTLDEALALAKKLNGGIDLRATLLPHGANTLPKLQTVNN